In Sphingomonas sp. SORGH_AS_0950, the following are encoded in one genomic region:
- a CDS encoding PhoH family protein has translation MSRKPLPAQAGERSRAELSFDKPQVLAQLFGQYDRNLVALENRLGVYITARGNRVGLEGTSEQVALARDVLNDLYARIQRGEEVDTGLVDAAIAMASEPTLDGILSAERTSAPPIMIRTRKKTIVPRTPAQAHYMKQLVSNDMIFALGPAGTGKTYVAVAQAVAQLITGSVQRLILSRPAVEAGERLGFLPGDMKEKVDPYLRPLYDALYDCLPAEQVERRIASGEIEIAPIAFMRGRTLADAFVILDEAQNTTPAQMKMFLTRFGQNSRMVICGDPNQVDLPGGVAASGLADAVRRLEGVEGIAMSRFTAADVVRHPIVGRIVDAYEGPNA, from the coding sequence ATGAGCCGCAAGCCCCTCCCCGCCCAGGCCGGTGAACGCAGCCGGGCGGAACTCAGCTTCGACAAGCCGCAAGTGCTGGCGCAGCTGTTCGGCCAATATGACCGCAATCTGGTCGCGTTGGAAAATCGATTGGGCGTCTACATCACCGCGCGCGGCAACCGCGTCGGGCTGGAGGGGACCTCGGAGCAGGTGGCGCTGGCCCGCGACGTGCTGAACGACCTCTATGCCCGTATCCAGCGCGGCGAGGAGGTCGATACCGGCCTGGTCGACGCCGCGATCGCGATGGCCTCCGAACCGACGCTCGATGGCATCCTCAGCGCCGAGCGGACGTCCGCCCCGCCGATCATGATCCGCACGCGCAAGAAGACGATCGTCCCGCGCACGCCCGCCCAGGCGCATTATATGAAGCAGCTCGTGTCCAACGACATGATCTTCGCGCTCGGCCCGGCGGGCACCGGCAAGACCTATGTCGCGGTCGCGCAGGCGGTGGCGCAGCTCATCACCGGCTCCGTCCAGCGGCTGATCCTGTCGCGCCCCGCGGTCGAGGCGGGCGAGCGGCTGGGCTTCCTGCCCGGCGACATGAAGGAGAAGGTCGATCCCTATCTCCGTCCGCTCTACGACGCGCTCTACGACTGCCTGCCCGCCGAGCAGGTGGAGCGGCGGATCGCCAGTGGCGAGATCGAGATCGCGCCGATCGCCTTCATGCGCGGCCGGACGCTGGCCGATGCCTTCGTCATCCTCGACGAGGCGCAGAACACCACCCCTGCGCAGATGAAGATGTTCCTGACCCGCTTCGGCCAGAACAGCCGGATGGTGATCTGCGGCGATCCCAACCAAGTCGACTTGCCCGGCGGCGTCGCGGCCTCGGGCCTGGCGGATGCGGTGCGGCGCCTGGAGGGCGTGGAGGGAATCGCGATGAGCCGCTTCACCGCCGCCGACGTGGTGCGCCATCCCATCGTCGGGCGGATCGTCGATGCCTATGAAGGGCCGAATGCCTGA
- the miaB gene encoding tRNA (N6-isopentenyl adenosine(37)-C2)-methylthiotransferase MiaB, with amino-acid sequence MPASPKTFHVKSFGCQMNVYDGERMAELMAAQGLSATDDAGAADLVVLNTCHIRERATERVYSEIGRIRKDAADEGRKPMIAVAGCVAQAEGPEIVRRAKVDVVVGPQAYHNLPDLVARAAAGEAALDTDMPVESKFVHLPGRRKVGPSAFLTVQEGCDKFCTYCVVPYTRGAEVSRSYSAIMDEARALVDAGAREITLLGQNVNAWNDADDRGLHGLIRELDRIPGLHRIRYTTSHPNDMTQGLIDAHRDVESLMPFLHLPVQSGSDRILKAMNRQHSRDSYMRVIDRVREARPDIALSGDFIVGFPGETEAEFADTLSLVDAMGHAQAFSFKYSPRPGTPAATMADQVPAEVMDDRLQRLQAALNRDQHAFNMASVGRTCTVLIERRGKLPGQMLGKSPWLQSVHLIGDHQIGDLVEVELVAAGPNSLTGQAKVKAAA; translated from the coding sequence ATGCCCGCATCTCCCAAGACCTTCCACGTCAAGTCCTTCGGCTGCCAGATGAACGTCTATGACGGCGAGCGCATGGCCGAGCTGATGGCCGCGCAAGGCCTGTCCGCGACCGACGATGCCGGTGCCGCCGATCTGGTGGTGCTCAACACCTGCCACATCCGCGAACGCGCGACCGAGCGCGTCTATTCGGAGATCGGCCGTATCCGCAAGGACGCCGCCGACGAAGGCCGCAAGCCGATGATCGCGGTCGCCGGCTGCGTCGCGCAGGCCGAAGGGCCCGAGATCGTCCGCCGCGCCAAGGTCGATGTGGTGGTCGGCCCGCAGGCCTATCACAACCTGCCCGACCTGGTCGCCAGGGCGGCGGCGGGCGAGGCCGCGCTCGACACCGACATGCCGGTCGAATCGAAATTCGTCCACCTGCCCGGCCGTCGCAAGGTCGGCCCCTCGGCCTTCCTGACCGTGCAGGAGGGCTGCGACAAATTCTGCACCTATTGCGTGGTGCCCTATACGCGCGGGGCGGAGGTCAGCCGCTCCTATTCGGCGATCATGGACGAGGCGCGCGCACTGGTCGATGCGGGCGCGCGCGAGATCACGCTGCTGGGCCAGAACGTCAATGCCTGGAACGACGCCGACGACCGGGGCCTGCACGGGCTGATCCGCGAGCTGGACCGGATTCCGGGGCTTCACCGCATCCGCTATACGACCAGCCATCCCAACGACATGACGCAGGGGCTGATCGACGCGCACCGCGACGTCGAGAGCCTGATGCCCTTCCTCCACCTGCCGGTCCAGTCGGGCAGCGACCGCATCCTGAAGGCGATGAACCGCCAGCATAGCCGCGACAGCTATATGCGGGTGATCGACCGGGTCCGCGAAGCGCGCCCCGACATCGCGCTGTCGGGCGATTTCATCGTCGGCTTTCCGGGGGAGACCGAGGCGGAGTTCGCCGACACGCTGAGCCTTGTCGACGCGATGGGCCATGCGCAGGCATTCAGCTTCAAATATTCCCCCCGCCCCGGCACCCCCGCCGCGACCATGGCCGACCAGGTCCCCGCCGAGGTGATGGACGACCGGCTCCAGCGCCTCCAGGCCGCGCTCAACCGCGACCAGCACGCCTTCAACATGGCGAGCGTCGGGCGGACCTGCACCGTCCTGATCGAGCGGCGCGGCAAGCTGCCCGGCCAGATGCTCGGCAAGTCGCCCTGGTTGCAGTCGGTCCACCTGATCGGCGACCACCAGATCGGCGATCTGGTCGAGGTGGAACTGGTCGCGGCGGGCCCGAACTCGCTGACCGGGCAGGCCAAGGTGAAGGCGGCGGCGTAA
- a CDS encoding 1-acyl-sn-glycerol-3-phosphate acyltransferase codes for MTASVASFDADHQGGLRAAGRLSCIIGTLLVALVLHGAWRALGRRSPWPRRFLRRVAIILGADIRVTGTPLRRDAMIAANHLSWMDILLLAGTSGTRFVAKAEVAALPLIGWLAGLNRTLFVARGDRLGVGDQVATIRAALTEGQPLAIFPEGTTGDDLHLLPFKPALFAALVPPIPGIRVQPVRIDYAAAAADLAWLGDDAGDAHARRVLRRPGRFVVTLHYLEPFDPADFPDRKAIATEARARIAAS; via the coding sequence ATGACGGCGAGCGTCGCCTCGTTCGATGCCGACCACCAGGGCGGCCTGCGTGCAGCGGGTCGCCTTTCGTGCATTATCGGCACCCTACTGGTCGCGCTGGTGCTGCATGGGGCCTGGCGGGCGCTCGGACGCCGCTCGCCCTGGCCGCGCCGGTTCCTGCGTCGGGTCGCGATCATCCTGGGCGCGGATATTCGGGTCACCGGCACCCCGCTCCGGCGGGATGCGATGATCGCGGCCAATCACCTGAGCTGGATGGACATCCTGCTGCTGGCGGGCACATCGGGCACCCGCTTCGTCGCCAAGGCGGAGGTGGCGGCGCTGCCGCTGATCGGCTGGCTGGCGGGGCTCAACCGCACCTTGTTCGTCGCGCGCGGCGACCGCCTGGGGGTCGGCGATCAGGTAGCGACCATCCGTGCCGCGCTGACCGAGGGGCAGCCGCTGGCGATCTTTCCGGAGGGGACGACGGGCGACGATCTGCACCTCCTGCCCTTCAAGCCCGCGTTGTTCGCCGCCTTGGTCCCGCCCATCCCCGGCATTCGCGTCCAGCCGGTGCGGATCGACTATGCTGCGGCAGCGGCCGATCTGGCCTGGCTGGGCGACGATGCGGGCGACGCCCATGCCAGACGGGTGCTGCGGCGACCGGGGCGCTTCGTGGTGACGCTTCATTATCTGGAGCCGTTCGACCCCGCCGATTTCCCTGACCGCAAGGCGATCGCCACCGAGGCCCGGGCGCGCATCGCCGCGTCCTGA
- a CDS encoding Fur family transcriptional regulator — translation MARKIDLEALCAQKGLRITEQRRVIARVLSEAEDHPDVEKVYERAAKIDPGISIATVYRTVRLFEEAGILDRHDFGDGRARYEPSPEAHHDHLIDVETGRVIEFVDPELEQLQKAIAEKLGFRLVDHRMELYGVSLDRKG, via the coding sequence ATGGCCCGCAAAATCGATCTTGAAGCGCTGTGCGCGCAAAAGGGACTGCGCATCACCGAACAGCGCCGCGTGATCGCCCGCGTCCTGTCGGAAGCGGAGGACCATCCCGATGTGGAAAAGGTCTATGAGCGCGCCGCCAAGATCGATCCGGGCATCTCGATCGCGACGGTGTACCGCACCGTCCGCCTGTTCGAGGAAGCCGGCATCCTGGACCGCCACGATTTCGGCGACGGCCGCGCCCGCTACGAACCCTCGCCCGAGGCGCATCACGATCACCTGATCGATGTCGAGACCGGCCGCGTGATCGAGTTCGTCGACCCCGAGCTGGAACAGCTGCAAAAGGCGATCGCCGAGAAGCTGGGCTTCCGCCTGGTCGACCACCGGATGGAGCTTTACGGCGTCAGCCTCGACCGCAAGGGATGA
- a CDS encoding GNAT family N-acetyltransferase yields the protein MASLSVQLRAGDARDAGAAEQVMAAAFDPQWGEAWTRAQLLGVMAMPGVHLLIAAAGGEPAGFALTRAVMDEAELLLLGVVPDHRRHGIASALIRSVIADCAASGVVTLHLEVRSNNPAVLFYTAHGFAKCGERRNYYKGADGRHYDAHTYARAIG from the coding sequence ATGGCCAGCCTCAGCGTGCAGCTGCGCGCCGGGGATGCCCGCGATGCTGGCGCGGCCGAGCAGGTCATGGCCGCCGCCTTCGATCCGCAATGGGGCGAGGCCTGGACGCGGGCCCAGCTGCTGGGCGTGATGGCGATGCCCGGCGTCCATCTGCTGATCGCCGCGGCGGGCGGCGAACCGGCGGGCTTCGCGCTGACCCGCGCCGTGATGGACGAGGCCGAGCTGCTGCTGCTGGGCGTCGTCCCCGATCATCGCCGCCATGGGATCGCCAGCGCGCTGATCCGCTCGGTGATCGCCGACTGCGCCGCATCGGGGGTGGTGACGCTGCACCTGGAGGTCCGCTCGAACAATCCGGCCGTGCTGTTCTATACCGCGCACGGCTTTGCCAAATGCGGCGAACGGCGCAATTATTACAAGGGTGCGGACGGGCGGCATTACGATGCCCACACCTATGCCCGCGCCATCGGCTGA
- the tsaB gene encoding tRNA (adenosine(37)-N6)-threonylcarbamoyltransferase complex dimerization subunit type 1 TsaB — protein sequence MRTLVIDTATAACSVALLEGERVIGHAHDVVGRGHAEKLVPMIAALPDGGRAARILVDCGPGSFTGIRVGIAAARGLALGWGVGATGYHSLALVAAAAFATRTDEALTVVLEGGHGEVFVQAFARDLTPLSPFASMKPDAALAALEGRVAVGNGVRWLTALAPDLPVVEALPDASEAWRLPPELVGLTPRPVYGRAPDAKLPGGITPPGLAA from the coding sequence TTGCGCACGCTGGTCATCGACACCGCCACCGCCGCCTGCTCGGTCGCCCTTCTGGAGGGCGAGCGGGTGATCGGCCATGCCCATGACGTCGTCGGGCGCGGCCATGCCGAAAAGCTGGTGCCGATGATCGCCGCGCTGCCCGATGGCGGCCGGGCGGCGCGCATTCTGGTCGATTGCGGCCCCGGCAGCTTCACCGGCATCCGGGTCGGCATCGCCGCCGCGCGCGGGCTGGCGCTGGGCTGGGGCGTCGGCGCCACCGGCTATCACTCGCTGGCGCTGGTCGCCGCCGCCGCCTTTGCGACGCGGACGGACGAGGCGCTGACCGTCGTGCTGGAGGGCGGGCATGGCGAGGTGTTCGTCCAGGCCTTTGCCCGCGACCTGACGCCGCTCTCCCCCTTCGCCTCGATGAAGCCCGATGCCGCGCTCGCCGCGCTGGAGGGCCGGGTGGCGGTCGGCAACGGCGTGCGCTGGCTGACCGCGCTCGCCCCCGACCTGCCGGTGGTCGAGGCGCTGCCCGATGCGTCCGAGGCGTGGCGGCTGCCGCCGGAGCTGGTCGGCTTGACGCCGCGCCCCGTCTATGGCCGCGCGCCCGATGCCAAGCTGCCCGGCGGCATCACCCCGCCCGGGCTCGCCGCCTGA
- a CDS encoding malonic semialdehyde reductase — translation MNPIDDASLDRLFREGRTFNHYLDTPVGEDEIRAVWDLMKMAPTSTNQSPARMVWCLSQEAKDRLADCATGSNADKIRAAPAAVVIGMDVNFHENLPQLFPHVDAKSWFDGNTELREASAFRNSSLQGAYLILAARALGLDTGAMSGFDQGAVDKAFFADQPGVRSNFIATIGYGDRSTLHPRNPRLSFEQANRIV, via the coding sequence ATGAACCCGATCGACGACGCCAGCCTCGACCGGCTGTTCCGCGAAGGCCGGACCTTCAACCATTATCTCGACACGCCTGTCGGCGAGGACGAGATTCGCGCGGTCTGGGACCTGATGAAGATGGCCCCGACCTCGACCAACCAGAGCCCGGCGCGCATGGTCTGGTGCCTGAGCCAGGAGGCGAAGGACAGGCTGGCCGACTGCGCGACGGGCAGCAATGCGGACAAGATCCGCGCCGCCCCCGCCGCCGTGGTGATCGGCATGGATGTCAATTTCCACGAAAACCTGCCGCAGCTTTTCCCGCATGTCGATGCCAAGAGCTGGTTCGACGGCAATACCGAGCTGCGCGAAGCCTCCGCCTTCCGCAACAGCTCGCTTCAGGGCGCCTATCTGATCCTGGCCGCGCGTGCACTGGGGCTGGATACCGGCGCGATGTCGGGCTTCGACCAGGGCGCGGTGGACAAGGCGTTCTTCGCCGACCAGCCGGGCGTGCGGTCCAACTTCATCGCCACGATCGGCTATGGCGACCGCAGCACGCTGCACCCGCGCAATCCCCGCCTGTCGTTCGAACAGGCCAACCGGATCGTCTGA
- a CDS encoding NifU family protein produces MLIETEPTPNPATLKFLPGRKVMDSGTRDFASPEEAAASPLAEAIFNLGDVTGVFFGRDFVSVTVAPGTDWSDVKPDVLGILLDHFSAQMPLFRQGAADFAVPGEEEAFADDPEDADIVAQIRELIDTRVRPAVANDGGDIVYRGFDKGKVYLKMQGACAGCPSSTATLKNGIEQLLRHYVPEVTEVRAV; encoded by the coding sequence ATGCTGATCGAGACCGAACCGACGCCCAATCCGGCGACGCTGAAATTCCTGCCCGGCCGCAAGGTCATGGACAGCGGCACCCGCGACTTCGCCTCGCCCGAGGAAGCCGCCGCCAGCCCGCTGGCCGAGGCGATCTTCAACCTGGGCGACGTGACCGGCGTGTTCTTCGGCCGCGACTTCGTCTCGGTCACGGTCGCGCCCGGCACCGACTGGTCGGATGTGAAGCCCGATGTGCTGGGCATCCTGCTCGACCATTTCTCGGCACAGATGCCACTGTTCAGGCAGGGCGCGGCCGACTTCGCGGTTCCGGGCGAGGAAGAGGCGTTCGCCGACGATCCCGAGGATGCCGACATCGTCGCGCAGATCCGCGAACTGATCGACACGCGCGTCCGGCCCGCGGTCGCCAATGACGGCGGCGACATCGTCTATCGCGGCTTCGACAAGGGCAAGGTCTATCTCAAGATGCAGGGCGCCTGCGCGGGTTGCCCCTCCTCCACCGCGACGCTCAAGAACGGCATCGAGCAGCTGCTGCGCCATTATGTCCCCGAAGTCACCGAAGTGAGGGCCGTCTGA